Below is a genomic region from Thunnus albacares chromosome 4, fThuAlb1.1, whole genome shotgun sequence.
GTACACGTTATGATTAGACTTCCACATTCTGTACAAAATACAACAATTGCACAGTGTGTTCATTGCTTACAATATTCAAAATGGAGgagtgttttggtttttattaaAAGAACATAATGGGGGAGGAGAGTAAATGTCTCTTGCAGGGTTTTTAAATGGAGGCAATCCATATAAAATTAAGCATATTTAGCTTCAGGGAAACTGTGCAGTCGTGCTATATCACACAACAAAGATATTTAATATGTGAAGTGACTATTTAAACCATTATCTAGTAACTACACTGATAACAAAAGGAGCAGTCCTTATCACCTCCACTAACTGAGTTCCAGGGAAAAATCTGAGAGTGAGTATTTAATGAGTGCAGTTGTAACAgttatggtaaatggactgaaTTGTTGTCATCTAAAGTGCTTTACAGCTTCTTATTCACCCATTCACAGACACAATTACACACTAATGGCAACAAGTTATTATACAAGACCATCACGAACAGTTTGGGGGCTCAATATCCTCTTCAAGGACACTTCGACTCTGCTCCACCTGTCTGCTGCAGTCTACctacttactgtgtgtgtgtgtgtgtgtgtgtgtgtgtgtgtgtgtgtgtttctgtaccAGGTACTGGCTGTTCTTGAACAGCTCCTTCCCGCTCACTGAGTGAAGATCATCAGCACTCAGACCAGAGTTCTGCTGCACCACGTGGTCCTCCAGATGGTTagtcctacacacacacacacacacacagatacacaaaaaaTTATAgatatgtatacacacatataaacacatttatccacatataaacatacacacacagacgtactgtatacacacatgACTGAATTCAAGCTGCATGTATTTTTATCAGCCTAAATTCACATcatgcagttttatttttgttccaCCAGAGGGTGCCAAAGTGTCATTCACGACAACACTGCCTAcccatttcatttaaaatgagacTATATTAAAGTAACATATGTGTAGAATTTTACATTATAATATCATCGTTCAAGTTATTTTGATATTATAAGGTTTTGTTTCTAGAAAAATGAGAAACTCCAGCTGAAAACTGGTTATATTTTGCTGCTTTCAGCCCGTCAGTCTCAGGTTGGATTTATGGTTGATGTAAAAGGTCAACTGGAGTCCATAGATATCTGCATTGTAGGTTTTGATTTCACCTGTTTATATCACAACcacaacacaaaacagatgTATTGTATGTGATTGGGCCATATCATGCTTTCATCATGTTCCCCACAGTTACTGTGTTTACAgtctttcattcactttgtaAAGAGAGCAGGCGTTTGCAGTGTCTTTGCTAGATTTGTGTTACTTAAAAGGAGAAGATAACAGCCTTTTTTCAACAGGcctcatgttttattcactcTGAACAATCTCTGCCGGCATCACAAACTCgtaggaaaaaaacacaaacaaccgGTCACAGTTCTTGAGATTCCCCCGCGGTATCTCAGACTCTATTGTAGGACCAAcgtgcaaatatattttttaggaGATACACATCAAGAAGGGGCACCAAAGTCAGGAATGttcaaatcctacacactgtGGCTCAAACACCCCTCAAAGCTCTCGAAAGCCCACTGAAATTCCCAAGCACCATTTGAACTGGAACCCCAGGAACCTTTTCAAGGAACCTCCTCAATAACTTCTAGAGCAGATTTAAGCAGGGGCCTGTGGTCCATTAAGGGCACTGGGGAGCCACCCCTCCTGCAATTCGAattgtgaaatacatattttaatgaaaaatcatttttgttattgttgtgttgagtgtgtgtataaatttCAGTTGTTAGTCTCACATAAATCATATTTACAGAACTGTGTGATGACTAGTGAAAGAGCGCTGTCAGACAGTCATTGTCTGTGTGCCGATAGGTGTACTTTTCTCTGCCCGACAGCGATATGTTTGTAATATGTTCGGCTTTTCCTGGTGGCCCCTGATTGGCCGAAAATAAGTGAATCTAGGGCAGAAAACTTTACGCCCAAGAAATATTGCCAGATTGGGCAATTTTCTGCCCAATTGCTGCTTCTTTATTAGATAACAGTTACCCAATGAAGGcaggcaaaacacacacagatctttATGGTACTGTGGTAATAATTGTAAAGTGAAAGCAGTTGCTAAGTGGTCACCAAGATACCTTTTAAACTTTTAGAAACTGATAGCCTAGCTGCTAGCCACCAGCAGCCGGCTCCCTGCTACATTGTACAATGCATGCTCATGGCCAAAATACACAGAGCTACCTAGGGCCGTAGCCCCACCTAGTGGAAAAATCATGCTATGCCATTGGATTTAAGGACCCATGGAACAGTTGCGGTATCAGTACTCACCACTCCACTTTCAGCTTGATGTAGGTCAGCAGTTGACGTTTTCCTTTACAGGTTTCACACTCCTTCCTTCCTTGAGAATTACACTctgtacacctacacacacacacacacacacacaaacacacacaaagacacacaaagtgAGACTCAGACATGTAACATGCATGCTTCACATGCTTTAGTGTACTGACTGGATTGTTAAAGTTGTTCTGTTTGCTGCTCTTTTTCATGTTCTAACTTATTAACATGTTCCACTCACCTTTCAGAATCATActtttgtctcagtttgatTCATTCACTATAATTTCTCTAAACTGTGTGTTCTGACTGTCCAGCTGCTTACAGTTTTAAGTGTTAATAGCAGCCATGAGTTATATTCGTACTTTTATGCCCTGGTTTTCGCCTTTCAGGCAACATACGGGCTAGACTATCTACTTGGAGGAGGGGTAGGGCTGTATGCAGCCTGAAAGGAAGTCTGCAGACCCTACTCAGCACCTCATCTGTATTTAATTTGCAAATAATTATCCTGACAGACACAAGAATTAAGCACAAGTTGAAGATAATGCAGTGAAGAGCAGTGCTCTTTGTATTAAAGATGTACATGCATTAATTATTTAGTTTAAAGATTCTTTGTTGATGTTGGAAACAttggaatatttttatttaacattatgACATTCTTTATTAAGTATCAGGTCTCTATTAACAAAACTATCAGTTACTATACAATTAGTGCTTAAAAATGCTGGAATTTACATACAGTAGCATATTTTGGTATACCATTATTATGGAAAGCATGACAACTCATTTAATCATAATATATTATTTGGTAGATGATATAAATttatataaaagcaaaaatatcattttGGTGAAAGAACCTTTGGCTTTATGGTGTCCCTACACCTCTGAAACCAAACCTACATCCTTGAAATTATGTTATAATAAAATTATGTTATCATCATGTTGTGATGCATTTGAGAATGACCAAAGTCACCATCATTTTCATAGCATCCATCTTTACAGATCATTTGTTTACTGGGTTTGCTCATCAATGTGACACTTTTCATTCTCAGTCCTTGAATGCATCACTGCATCAAAGTTTCAAAGCAGTACCTGGATCTGTAGTTAACTCGTAAAATATGCAGAAAGGGAGTTCTAGGCCTTTTCTATTTGATAGTGGAGATCAGAGAGCTGAAAGGAAATAAGCAGCAAGAGATGGGGGATGACATGCAGACCCTCCAAAGGGTCTTAAGGTATATCTGAGGGGACATGACATGATCAAAAAGACAGGACATGTACCTGCACAACACTATctcctctgacttttctctttattttaaaaacctgGCTAGTTCCACCTCTTCAGATTCAAGTAATTCGGACATGACTTTGATTTAAAGGGTCACAAGCTAAAAAGGTTGGAAGTCACTGCCCCGGTCAACCAGGACTCCCCGCCCTCCCTTCAGTACCTCTCATTGCCTGTAGAATCACAGCGAGTGCAGTTCTCATCAGACCTTGTCCCAGTGCCATTACACACCCAGCACGGTttctgtacacaaacacacacacatcaatacaCATGGATATTAACATGGAGAGTCACTGTTTCATTGTAAATCCACATTAAATTATCTGTTAATTAAGCTgctaatttctttattttaattatcaaactttttgtctttaatgtCATGaattatgtgattatttttctatattattgattgattgtcttcTTACATGTCCACTTCCATGACACTCGTTACATGGCATCGCTCCTGTGGCATGGCAGCTATGGcattcctacacacacacacacacacacacacacacacacaaacacacacatgttaaaaataaCTTAATGGTCTGTTGGAGttacactgacacactgaagcTGTCACACTGCTCCACATCAGACTCTTGATCTCCGATTGGCTGTCGAGTGCCTGTTAAAATCGTTCAGGTCAGCAGTTTGACCTCTGTTCTAAAATCAGAGCTCAAGCTTAATtaaactgcaggtaaccatagAAACAGTGCTGATGCTACACACTATGTTAGCAGCCAGCTCACTCAGGACCCCTGAAACGTCTAGAAAAACATTGACCTTTTCTTCTCAAAGACTCCAATAACCTCCTTAAGGACAGAGGGGAAGCTTTTAAAGGACCTATGGAATGTCTCAAAGGATCTTGGGACGGGACCGCCAAGGATCTCAAGAAGCTCTTCCTGCAACCTCTTAAAGAACCTCTGGCACTTTAAGCTCAGGAACTTCTTGAAGTTCCAGGGCCTGTGAAACCCCCTCAAGGACGCCTTTAAGGCCCAATGGACATAAATCACCATTTGAACATTCTCAAGGAGATCCCAAAGTATTATCCTCTCAACCTCCTACAGGACCTCAGGAGCAGGTCTTCAGAGACCTCTGGAACATTTTACATAACTTAAAGGAACATATGGGAATTTTTAAAGACTATTATACCCTCTTCCAACCTGTGACAACCCCCCTTCACCTGCTTCTCCCCCTAAAACAAACTGTGTTGTGAGACTCAACTCATGTCTGTGGAGAGAAACACGTTCttaaaagtctctgtgtgttcagctctcagtatTTTTGTAGCTTCTAACTGAATGTCTGCAGTTTGAAGTTTAGTTTTTATCCTGTGTGCCTGTTTGTACTATCAGatatctgctttatttatttttcctgatCATTTTCAGCTGTATCAGAGCTGTGTTCAAttactgcagatgaaaacatttcctgctgctgctgcttcatattaaaagcttttaaataaaaaaaaataacaggggacttttactgtgaagaatttatagaaaattaaatgtgtttatccaccgttttacagccgcgACTTTGACCACTGGTCACAGCCATGATGACACACCTTCAAGTGAGCAGCCCTGTTGTAAATGAGATGCAATTGCATTCTGTGCTGGGCTGACCTGCCACGTCAAGCCAAGCCAGCACATGTGTATGAAAAAGGCCCAAAGGCCCTCTCTATCCTCCTCAATATTTTCCAAGACATCAGAAAACTTTTCAAGGAACTCTGTAACATCTTGACTGCTGGAACTTTGGGACTTCTTTTAGGAACACTGGGAGCTTTCCAAGGCCCTATGGGAACTCCTTAAGGACCATTTGAACCTTCTCAAGGTCCCCAGGAAACCCTTACAGGACACCTGACATTTCTTCAATAACTTGAAAAACATCTTCAAAAACTTCAGGAACCCCTCAAGGAGCCATGGAAGCTCTTCAAAGCCCTATGGATACTCCTCAAGGACTATTTGAATCTTCTCAAGGACCTCTTAAGGCGTTATTCCCTCAACCCCCTTCAGGAACCTATTTAAGAACTTCTACAAAATCTTCAAAGACTTCTGGAAAACCTCAAGGACCATTTGGACCTTCTCAAGATTCTTTGAGACCTCCAACCCCCTCACACACCTTTAAAGTCCCAAGGAACTTCCTCAAGGACCATTGTGACATCTTTCAGGAGCCCTAAATACCTTCAGGACTCAGAGAACCTCCTGAAGCACCCATTGAAGCTTTTCAAGGCCCTGTGGACCCTTCTAAATCTTTCCCAAGACCCCAGAAAACTTTTCAAGGGCTGTAACATCTTCTGGACTTTTTACAGGAACACTGTAAGCTTCCCAAGGCCCTGTGTGACCTTGTCAAGGACCATTTGAACCTTCTCAGGGACACAAGGAAACACTTGAAACTTGAACCATTGAACCCTGAAACGTTTTAAGGTGGCACGTAAAACATCTTCAAGAACTTCAGGAATCCGTCAAAGACCCTTGAGATCTCTTCAAAGGCCCATAAAACCTCCCAAATGAACCCCCAGACCTCCTCAAGGATAAGCAGAACTTTCTCAACAGTCAACAGTTTGAAATCAGAGctcaaaataaattaaactgcaggtaaccatagcaacagtcCTGATGCATCAGTTATCTGACAGGAGAAACTAGCCAAACCAAACtgactgcaaacacacagctcCTGTTAACCAATCACCTTGATGGAGGAGGTGTAAGGCACGCGGATCTCCTCTGTATGATTGGTGAAGAGGCTAGGAGGTGTGGCCTGAATCTCCCATGGCCGGGGGGCGGTCTCAGTGTAGAAGTCAGCTGGCTCACCTGTCAATCATACAAGAGAGACATTATACATCATACGTCAATCACACACGTCAATGAGGGTCCTTACATATATAGAAGttcaaatgtgtgtatgtgtgtgtgtgtaccttcatGAGGTTTGGTGGCCCACTCAGTTGACCTGGACTCATTGAACGTCTCCAGTCGGTACtacagaacacaaacacacaaatattttaacaagagatacaaacacatgcacacagcttAATATCATTCATCACATCTTGATGTCACAGGGTCTCAGAGGTCACATGACAGTCATGTGAGAGTCATCAGAGTCACATGAATTAAAGTGTTTATAAGGTGAAACTGTCTGAAGTGATAGCACACTTGATCTCAACTTGGGTGGATTGACAGCTGGGATGATCTGAAAACctcaaaatgaataattattttccatttatctACTCAgtaaggtttatttttttgtaactaTCATAATcttcaatcatttttaaaatagcataataaaaatatcttgtaatcaaaacatttactgcatttgagttttaaaaatctttaaaagaaaaaatggaagaactgctgctgctggtttcaTTCACTAAGTATCACAGAATCACAGATTTTGAGGTGAAAACTTTCACCAGCAGATTATGTGCTCAACTGCAGCCAAAAAAACACTCTCAAAAAATTCTTTTAGCGTGTAGTTTGTCTTTAGGGTCTGTTATAGCAGAAagttctgttaaaaaaaaatcaaaacaagaacCAATCAATGATCTTGATCGGATCAGCTGACTGGAGGATCCATCAGTGATGACAACATCAACAGTTAAGAGGATCACCCTATAAGTGTTGTATGGCTCCATTTTGGTGATGACTCCATCTTCAGCAGGACCATGGCTGTAGCAGCAATGAGATGCTGCAAAGCTGGTGAACGCCTCACGGGCATCGTCCTCCGACAGAGACGGGATGctacaacacacatacagacacacacacacagatgaagctCTGACATGATATCCTCTGAACGCAGCATTTccacacacatccagcagacacagagcaacctGAGCATCCTGCTGGCTGCTTGTTTTCAGGCTCCGCCCGTCTGAGGCGAACAGGCTGATAAGCAGTGAGACAGGTGGTGTCAGGTCTTACCTCCAGTCGTCGGGTGTGGGGCTGGGTGCAGGCGGGGCTACAGGCTCGATGGGCATGGGAGGGGGCAGGTAACCTCCTGCAGCAACgacaacacatttacagtagTTGTAAACAACACGAATGTTCGGAGAAAGTTTGTGGGTTTGATTTTCCTTACCTCCTCCTGCCACAGTGCCTTCGTACCCGGGCACGTTGCCAAACATGTTGGCCATGGGGGCGGAGAGAGGGGGGTACGCAGCtggaataaacaaaaacaggaaacaggtcTTACATCAAGGCATCAGAGAGCTTTTCTGTTATCACATTGGACTTCAGTGTGAGGTTAGCGCTACAGAAAACGGAAAACCATCCCGGTTCAAACTTTACATAGTTTgcccaccagagagcactgacaagtaaaatgttttacattttttaaactgtgtcCCACTCagaataggttcacaatttttaaagtttgtcttaaaacaacagtcaggtgcccttATTAAAACAAGTTTTCCTCACTGATATCATCCCCCCTGTTCAAACAAACCACTAGAAGATCTCCTCcttagcactaaaaagacaacTGAAGCTTCATGTCAGCTTCAAGTAAACCTTTAAACCTCCTTctgtacattttttgcacagaaggaggcttgtgggTTTTTGccccattacttacattgtaagtgcgtaatgaagggatcttctaatggtcaggATGTACAGGAGGAATTACTATGGCAAtaaaaaacctatttcagtgttcatttgggctcctgactattgttttcagacagggttgaaaaaattgtgaatcagTCCTTTAAAGGTTCCCTATAGATagaaatgtttctttgtgttttgtgtttatgtaaaaaaataaaaataaaaaaataaaacaatatcaGCCGATACAATTTTATAACAAGACTGAGACTCAACAGCAATGCTAGCTGCTCCTTAGGGATAGTggtgctttgaactaaatgctaacTTGCTAACATgagctaattagcactaaacctGATGTAAAGCTGAGGCtggtgggaatgtcattagttttgtggGCATTtcatcataaaccaaagtgttggacaagttaaaaatttgacctgatgatggtcaAGAACAAGTTAAGGGATGATCACACAAGTTcacaaattattaatatataattgacattgtgggtgtatgtaatgtgttgttgtgtgtagctttgtattttgtatggtgtgttctgtgtggtttttttttctttatactgtttgttgttgtgctgttgtatgttttgattgtgggggactacggatgcaaattagcttaaagctaactccagtgcagtgcatctttaatgtgtaaaactgcacactgtcccgatcaataaatcaaattaaaaaaaaaagtggatatGAACCATATTTCATGATAATACAACCAATATCCCGAATACTCAAAACCACAGATGTGAACCTCATGATGGTGACAGAAAAAGACACTGGGAGTCAGGGGTTATTAATTTTGTTATATGAGAAAGACAGTAAATCTCTTAATAAATGCTTGAAGTGGGAAATCATGTTTCAATAGGGATTGAAGGGAGATTTAATGGGAAACTCTTGTTTAATGTTTCATGATAACAAGCAGTCAAAATGTTTTGTCCAGCTCTGTTTaagttaaacaaaaaataactacCTATCAGGTATGTGACCCACTGAAGGAAACATTGAGCTACATTTGCATTTAGCAccttattttgacatttcagttcTGTTAGATCTCTTTGCACTtcagaaggattttttttcacatggtGCACTTTCATCAGAAAATTTGTGAAACAGTGAAGAGAAACAGCTTTCAGCTTTTCTATAAAACTCTCAGTTTACAGAAAATAACCATCTGTGTTCAATTCAACAAGACTGTATCTGAGGGGAaattccttctttcctctccgCCCGTCCCTCCCACAGCCCCTGCAGCTGTTCCAGTAAGTCAAGTTTAAATGTTGGTGGGATAACACGACACCAGATCAGTgaagcagaaagaaacaaagagctCTTACTCTGCTCGATTTCCAGGGAACCACGAACAAAGACAATTTGCTGGTTGGGCTTAGTCACAGGACCACTCATGACAGAAATTTACACAACAATGTATTGCATGCACTCCTCTTGCATCACTCTTGGTTCTTAGGAAGTCGCAAGTTGTTGCTAAATATTTACGCCCAGTCACTGCCAGGTGTAACTGTTGCAACACAATAGGTAGGAGCAAAAGAGGTAATGAGGAATATGGTGGACATACTCTAACCTGACACTTAACATTATATGTCACAGAAAAAATACACTAAACCTCAACTTGAAAAACTTTATGCCACTATTAGACCAAATGACCAAATAAGCTTATCATAAtcaaatatttccctctcaTTTTAAATTGCATTATTACCACTAATtctaaaaacacatatttctccaggtatgtgtatataaataaaataaagtcataCCTACATTCACAGAGGATTGACAGTTAGGTTCATTATATCTTATGGctcctaaaactgttatttttggaagttatgTTACAGCTCGTGATTCTAGCTGTGCATATTTAGTTGCTTTTATATAGAACCATTTCAGTGGGTTTATTTAAAAGAACCCTTTGTGGTTCTTTGTTTCTATACaaaatgattatatatatagTAGAACCTTCTAAAAGTTCAATCAATACTCTAAACCTATTATTGCCTTCGTTGgccacatattttttttaataattctgCAGAATTATCATGATATGAAGTTAATTTAATTACTATtactaatttaaataaaataaccaaTAATCTATAATATTTAAAACTTCAGTAACATACAGTAAGCCCTTTACCACTACCAACCTATTGTAGattgaagaaaaagaaaagacagaggtGGTTTCAAATTGACTGTATTGATCATCAAAAAGTAGTTCCGCCATGTAAAAACATTACTatacacaatataaaatgttacagtGGACAAATAATTCCATACAcacaaagtaattaaaatatatcagcaccacatataaaataaaaatacaatttcaatttcagttaagatttgaaatattcaaatatcaCTGTGCAATcctcaacattttttattaagtAAATGTTAGTGAACAGTAGTGACAGATAGATTAAATTCGaccagcaaaaacaaaagaacagtaCACTTAAGATTTTTAATCTTGGCAAACACTTTCTCAAAAATGACTATTTACATCGATTCCATCATTCACTGTGAAAGCTGATTGTATATTTTGAGCACTGGAATAGACACTCTTTTCTTGCCATTTCCTAGTTTGAACAAATTATGTTCTATAAATGACAGTGTGTCTTTCATTCCACATGAAACAGGAAATATACCTCAAGCAGATACTGCAGAGCTTGAAGTACATCCATTTTTCCACTTGTGATGGCGACTCCTTCTATCTTTATAGATGCTTTCACAGCAAGGAGTGGATTCCCTGCATCGTGGAAGATGATGGTTGGGAATGAGCTTGTTGGTTCCTTTGTAAAAGAAACATATGTAAGGAATTTTCTGATACAATTCAAGCGATAAGTAATGACAATACAAAAATAGAGGGGGGATACCTCTGAAAGAGGTGCTGTATAAGAGGACACAAGTGTATGTGCCTTAACTGGGATTTATACTTTGGCTCTAGGTTTCCAATGGTAAAATAGAAGGCAGCTACTTTATGTATGGATTTTAATGGGTTCACAACTTCATTCATCTGTGTATAAATGTATACGCAGAATACTTGGATCTACAAAAAATGGACAGGCTTGGAAAATATTACCATCCGTGCAGTCTTCCAAAAGAGCACTTGGGACTTCCTCAAAGCTTCTTTGAAAAGAATCAAAATTGTCCTGTTTCTCCTAATAAACCTTCAGAAAATCTTTTATTGGCACATACTGGAAAGTGTCTTCCTTTCAGATTGCAGATTTTCTTTACTAAATTGTAGCAATTTGTATTCAGACTTCACTTACACAAAGGCACAGTCATCAACAGTTCATTTGAAAGTAGATGGTCCATTTCCTTGTGGTCTTTTAGTCTGAACCCTGACTGGACCAGGTGGAATTTAATTATATCAGCATAATACTctttaaaaaactacaaaacaaattGAGGATATTCAACAATTGTTTCCTGAGTAACTTTGGGGAAGAGATGTTTCTCTCatagatttaaaataaaatgcttctGTAGTCCCGACAACAGGGAACTTAAGTCAgatgaacagttttcattggcTGACTGCGAGTCCTCTGAGTCTTCAACATCATCCACCTTGTcctcttcattttcctctgagAGAGTTATGTTGTGCCTCCAGAGAGCAGCCCTATGATTTCTATAGATGTGGGTTCTAAAACTAAGGACACTTCTCTTGCATCCCTCTATATTGCAGACAATGTTGAAATCAGGATGTTGATGGTGCAATAGCTGTAGGCGTTGAAAGTATTTTGACGGTCGTAACTTCACAACATCACAATCTGGACATTTGTAGGTTTCCGTTACCTCTGAAGGCATCTATTGCATCAATTAAATGTATCCTTTGGAGCTATTTGCATACAACATCAATGGTCCAGTGGTCTGTCATCtctgatgaaaagaaagaaaaagcatcaagttattttttttaatcctaaCATTCACAAACTTTGCTGTGCATACAGAATATGGGACACAAATTTTCTGTTCGACTTGTTTTCTCCTTACCTTCTATTATTTAATTCTTATGCAGCACAACACCTCTTGTATGTGTAAACCGACTTGACATTAAACTTGTTTCTGATTCTTATTAGTTTTGTGTTAATCAATgttaataattttctttttgttactctGCATTTATTCTGCACTAGACCTCATAATATGTTGtaatgagataaataaatagaaaaatgagTTCTATAGATGTAGAATTTtgaaataattaatgattaCTAATAATAATCAACATAATAATTAACTAACATTGATTATGATAACTGTGATAATTCAACTACATGAAGCTAATTATTAATTCCTATGTTATATCTATAATAGGATAGTGGTAGTAATAACACCCTATCTTAGGGAGAGTAGCCTACATTAATGGTAGGCAGGAATAATGTGggtcaaatgtcaaatgtatcACTAGAAGGAGATCTGATATATGTGGCAACATGGAGGCAAATAAATTACCCCTCCTCATTTCGTTTTGCTTTTCTGTGCCAGCTAAACAGTTGGCTGGCTTCATAACCCCTTTTATAGGTTGCTGAAAACTAGATATCTTAATGCTATATGTTAGACAAATTATATATCTGTAACCACACATTCTTTCAccaagctaactagctaacttAGTTGAGAATTAACGGTAGCTTAACGTTAGGTTAACTGACGTTGATAACTAGGTTAGCTAGGTGTGATCGACACTTGCCATTTACCCAGTTAAAACaccataataaaaaaagatagcATTTATCAGCAAATATTATTACCATTTATAAAAGTCTGTCAGATGTTGTACCCACCTTTAATTCGTTGGAAACTATGACGGTCACTTCTCCAATTGA
It encodes:
- the LOC122981026 gene encoding protein SSUH2 homolog isoform X2, whose product is MANMFGNVPGYEGTVAGGGGYLPPPMPIEPVAPPAPSPTPDDWSIPSLSEDDAREAFTSFAASHCCYSHGPAEDGVITKMEPYNTYRYRLETFNESRSTEWATKPHEGEPADFYTETAPRPWEIQATPPSLFTNHTEEIRVPYTSSIKECHSCHATGAMPCNECHGSGHKPCWVCNGTGTRSDENCTRCDSTGNERCTECNSQGRKECETCKGKRQLLTYIKLKVEWTNHLEDHVVQQNSGLSADDLHSVSGKELFKNSQYLLFPLLGFPNPAISEASDRLIKEHQSKYAQTSRILQQRQTVELIPITKVTYKWKGDSHIYFVYGNERQVNADDYPATCCCVVM
- the LOC122981026 gene encoding protein SSUH2 homolog isoform X1, with protein sequence MNSAAAYPPLSAPMANMFGNVPGYEGTVAGGGGYLPPPMPIEPVAPPAPSPTPDDWSIPSLSEDDAREAFTSFAASHCCYSHGPAEDGVITKMEPYNTYRYRLETFNESRSTEWATKPHEGEPADFYTETAPRPWEIQATPPSLFTNHTEEIRVPYTSSIKECHSCHATGAMPCNECHGSGHKPCWVCNGTGTRSDENCTRCDSTGNERCTECNSQGRKECETCKGKRQLLTYIKLKVEWTNHLEDHVVQQNSGLSADDLHSVSGKELFKNSQYLLFPLLGFPNPAISEASDRLIKEHQSKYAQTSRILQQRQTVELIPITKVTYKWKGDSHIYFVYGNERQVNADDYPATCCCVVM